Proteins encoded within one genomic window of bacterium:
- a CDS encoding DUF1559 domain-containing protein: MRRRGFTLIELLVVIAIIAILAAILFPVFARAREKARQASCQSNLKQIGLATLQYMADSDNTLPLVTNTPTGPRVTNGLGGGCCWKSWSQNKTGTLPITMPGPVATGYVHWRLNPYIKNWQVWVCPSMSSSFDPSTTDATSYLTGLCITSSNGGVAPALEGVAESALRVAPVEIIIWQDALRWYEPGGAANLYRSTGQAGSYGSPHGLGGDNMVNCGFLDGHVKALPIMAWWGQIHASQPWR; encoded by the coding sequence ATGCGTAGGCGCGGCTTCACACTCATCGAGCTACTGGTCGTCATCGCCATCATCGCGATCCTGGCCGCCATTCTCTTCCCGGTCTTCGCCCGGGCTCGCGAGAAGGCACGCCAGGCGAGCTGCCAGAGCAACCTGAAACAGATCGGCCTGGCGACGCTGCAGTACATGGCCGACTCCGACAACACGCTACCTCTCGTCACAAACACTCCGACAGGACCCCGGGTGACCAACGGACTGGGTGGCGGCTGCTGCTGGAAGTCGTGGTCGCAGAACAAGACCGGCACGCTCCCGATCACGATGCCTGGCCCCGTTGCTACTGGCTATGTCCACTGGCGGCTCAACCCGTACATCAAGAACTGGCAGGTGTGGGTCTGTCCCTCCATGTCCAGTTCGTTTGACCCCAGCACGACCGATGCGACCTCCTATCTGACGGGGCTGTGCATCACCAGCAGCAATGGCGGAGTTGCCCCCGCCCTCGAGGGCGTGGCCGAGTCGGCACTCCGCGTGGCGCCTGTGGAGATCATCATCTGGCAGGACGCCCTGCGCTGGTATGAACCGGGCGGCGCCGCCAACCTGTACCGCAGCACGGGGCAGGCGGGCAGCTACGGATCGCCCCACGGGCTGGGCGGCGACAACATGGTCAACTGCGGCTTCCTCGACGGACACGTCAAGGCCTTGCCCATCATGGCGTGGTGGGGGCAAATCCACGCCAGTCAGCCCTGGCGTTAG
- a CDS encoding uroporphyrinogen decarboxylase family protein has protein sequence MTNRERVIASFRHQQPDRTPYVIGFTQKATAAMTARYGDSFWPLIDNAVHGVAAHPGPRDMWLSDTLWQDEFGVQWDRSIDRDIGNVCNRVIPERNLDGLDLPDPTAPDKFAGMAEAIAAGRAAGRLVQFGIGFSLFERAWTMRGMENLFMDMIEAPDFVDELLDAICEYNVALVEQAVTYDIDAIHFGDDWGSQRGLLMGPRLWERFLKPRLARMYGAGKAAGKFVTIHSCGMVQELFPQLIEIGLDCFNPFQPEVMDPYEMKRLYGDRLSFWGGISTQKLLPYGTPDEVRAEAKRMMREVGQDGGLILAPAHGIPGDAKPENMMALIETVNE, from the coding sequence ATGACCAACCGCGAACGCGTCATCGCCTCCTTCCGCCACCAGCAACCCGACCGCACCCCTTACGTGATCGGCTTCACCCAGAAGGCCACCGCGGCCATGACAGCCCGCTATGGCGACAGCTTCTGGCCGCTGATTGACAACGCCGTCCACGGCGTCGCCGCCCACCCGGGCCCCCGGGACATGTGGCTGTCGGACACGCTCTGGCAGGACGAGTTCGGCGTGCAGTGGGACCGCAGCATTGACCGGGACATCGGCAATGTGTGCAACCGCGTCATCCCCGAACGCAACCTGGACGGCCTGGACCTGCCCGACCCCACCGCGCCGGACAAGTTCGCGGGCATGGCGGAGGCCATCGCCGCCGGGCGCGCCGCGGGGCGCCTCGTGCAGTTCGGCATCGGCTTCTCGCTGTTCGAGCGCGCCTGGACCATGCGCGGGATGGAGAACCTGTTCATGGACATGATCGAGGCCCCCGACTTCGTGGATGAGCTGCTCGACGCCATCTGCGAGTACAATGTCGCACTGGTGGAACAGGCGGTCACGTACGACATTGACGCCATCCACTTCGGGGACGACTGGGGCAGCCAGCGCGGCCTGCTCATGGGCCCGCGCCTGTGGGAGCGGTTCCTCAAGCCGCGCCTGGCGCGCATGTACGGGGCGGGCAAGGCGGCCGGCAAGTTCGTCACGATCCACTCATGCGGCATGGTGCAGGAGCTGTTCCCCCAGCTCATCGAGATCGGCCTGGACTGCTTCAACCCCTTCCAGCCCGAGGTCATGGACCCGTACGAGATGAAGCGCCTGTACGGCGACCGGCTGAGCTTCTGGGGCGGCATCAGCACCCAGAAGCTGCTCCCCTACGGCACGCCGGACGAGGTGCGGGCGGAGGCCAAGCGGATGATGCGGGAGGTCGGCCAGGACGGCGGCCTGATCCTGGCCCCGGCGCACGGGATACCGGGAGACGCCAAGCCCGAGAACATGATGGCGCTGATTGAGACGGTGAATGAATAG
- a CDS encoding pentapeptide repeat-containing protein has protein sequence MDSGGLGAIQTAVTEGAYLGEAQLAECDLTTAALRGALMPQADFRFAILVHADFEHATLAFAQMERANLLMARLVDAGMVGARLDEANLSSADATGADLRCAAFGGKADLQSAVLVGAALGGAGFSSEADLDGVTWSRLYVVPDEDELPARPPRDPVDSAQWSGTLRACERTYRQIKQNYEHHGQYDLAGQFFIREMECKRKQSTGLRRVAFWLMRVLCDYFESPGKVVGIAVGIILLCAWFHGWAGIVDSGGNAVLGPGLEWPSWAAISQFVSRALYYSTVTFTTLGYGDYHAANGWGRVLSAAEAATGAILLALFLVCLARKYGRA, from the coding sequence ATGGATAGCGGAGGCCTGGGGGCGATCCAGACTGCCGTCACGGAGGGCGCCTATCTTGGTGAAGCGCAACTCGCCGAGTGCGACCTGACTACTGCTGCACTGCGCGGGGCACTGATGCCCCAGGCTGACTTCCGGTTCGCCATCCTTGTGCACGCTGACTTTGAGCACGCCACCCTGGCCTTCGCGCAGATGGAGCGCGCGAACCTCCTCATGGCCCGCCTTGTCGACGCCGGCATGGTCGGCGCCAGACTTGACGAAGCGAACCTGTCATCTGCAGACGCCACGGGGGCCGACCTACGATGCGCTGCATTCGGCGGCAAGGCCGACCTGCAGTCGGCGGTTCTTGTTGGAGCCGCTCTTGGCGGCGCAGGCTTCAGCTCGGAGGCTGACCTCGACGGAGTCACATGGTCGAGGCTCTACGTTGTCCCCGATGAGGACGAGCTCCCAGCGAGACCCCCGCGGGATCCTGTGGACTCCGCGCAGTGGTCCGGCACTCTGAGGGCCTGCGAGCGCACCTACCGCCAGATCAAGCAGAACTACGAGCATCATGGGCAGTACGACCTGGCAGGCCAGTTCTTCATCCGCGAAATGGAGTGCAAGCGCAAGCAGTCCACCGGCCTGCGCCGGGTCGCCTTCTGGCTCATGCGCGTGTTGTGTGACTACTTCGAGAGCCCCGGCAAGGTGGTCGGCATCGCCGTCGGCATCATCCTGCTGTGCGCTTGGTTCCACGGGTGGGCGGGGATCGTGGATAGCGGCGGGAACGCGGTGCTCGGGCCGGGACTGGAGTGGCCGAGTTGGGCCGCGATCAGTCAGTTTGTGTCGCGCGCGTTGTACTACAGCACGGTGACCTTCACCACGTTGGGGTACGGCGACTACCACGCGGCGAACGGCTGGGGGCGAGTGCTGTCGGCCGCGGAGGCGGCCACGGGTGCCATCCTGCTTGCCCTCTTCCTGGTCTGCCTCGCGCGGAAGTATGGGAGGGCGTAG
- a CDS encoding class I SAM-dependent methyltransferase — protein sequence MTTDRPWHDQDRFWELRAKFMFAGERWERTPQEIDAVLALLDLPEATDILDLCCGPGRHSLELARRGCRVTGVDRTVPYLNEARERAAAEGLAIEFVQQDMREFRREDSFDIALSMFTSFGYFEDPADDRRVIENLCASLRPGGKLLIEMMGKEVLAARLASNLPVKRWQEAEGILFLTDSVIERDWSWIHNREVYLVGDERVEFDVDHRLYSAVELKTLLTDCGCGEVVCYGTLAGTPYDQSATRLIAIGTKPL from the coding sequence ATGACGACCGACCGGCCGTGGCATGACCAGGATCGCTTCTGGGAACTGCGCGCCAAGTTCATGTTCGCCGGGGAACGGTGGGAGCGCACACCGCAGGAGATTGACGCGGTGCTCGCTCTGCTCGATCTGCCCGAGGCCACGGACATTCTCGATCTGTGCTGCGGGCCGGGGCGGCATAGCCTGGAGTTGGCCCGCCGAGGCTGTCGCGTCACGGGTGTAGACCGCACCGTCCCGTACCTGAACGAGGCGCGTGAACGGGCGGCGGCCGAGGGGCTGGCGATCGAGTTCGTGCAGCAGGACATGCGCGAGTTCCGTCGCGAAGACAGCTTCGACATCGCCCTGAGCATGTTCACCTCCTTCGGGTACTTCGAGGACCCGGCCGACGACCGGCGCGTGATCGAGAACCTGTGCGCGTCACTGCGGCCCGGCGGGAAGCTGCTCATCGAGATGATGGGCAAGGAAGTGTTGGCAGCACGGCTGGCCAGCAACCTGCCCGTCAAGCGTTGGCAGGAGGCCGAGGGCATCCTGTTCCTGACCGACAGCGTCATCGAGCGCGACTGGTCGTGGATCCACAACCGCGAGGTCTACCTGGTGGGCGATGAGCGCGTTGAGTTCGATGTGGACCACCGCCTGTACTCAGCGGTGGAACTCAAGACACTGCTGACCGACTGCGGGTGCGGCGAGGTGGTGTGCTATGGGACGCTCGCCGGCACGCCCTATGACCAGAGCGCCACGCGCTTGATCGCCATCGGGACCAAACCACTCTGA
- a CDS encoding acetylxylan esterase, producing the protein MPLIDMPLERLHTYQGLNPRPADHDEYWERALTEMRAVDPQVELVPAPFQVPGAECFDLTFTGVRGARIHAKYLRPATGVGVGDPSHKHPAVVQFHGYSGSAGDWHDKLSFVAMGYSIAALDCRGQGGASEDTGGVKGNTYRGHIIRGLDDVPDNLLFRHVYLDTAQLAGLVMDFPEVDATRVAAMGGSQGGGLTLACASLEPRIAKAVPIFPFLCDYRRVWEMDLAVGAYEELKTYFKQFDPRHEREDEVFTRLGYIDCQHLTPRIQAEVLMAVGLMDTICPPSTQFAAYNKITSKKSTVVYPDFGHEGLPGFHDKAFQFISQW; encoded by the coding sequence ATGCCGCTGATTGACATGCCGCTGGAGCGACTGCATACGTACCAGGGGTTGAACCCCCGGCCTGCTGATCATGATGAATACTGGGAGCGCGCGCTGACTGAGATGCGCGCCGTGGACCCGCAGGTCGAGCTGGTGCCCGCGCCCTTCCAGGTGCCGGGCGCCGAGTGCTTCGACCTGACCTTCACCGGCGTGCGCGGGGCGCGGATCCATGCCAAGTACCTGCGACCGGCGACCGGCGTCGGGGTCGGTGACCCCTCCCACAAGCACCCGGCCGTCGTGCAGTTCCACGGCTACTCCGGCAGTGCCGGCGACTGGCATGACAAGCTCAGCTTCGTGGCGATGGGCTACTCCATCGCGGCGCTGGACTGCCGGGGGCAGGGCGGGGCCTCCGAAGACACCGGCGGCGTGAAGGGCAACACCTATCGCGGCCACATCATCCGCGGGCTGGACGACGTGCCCGACAACCTGCTGTTCCGGCATGTGTACCTCGACACCGCGCAACTGGCGGGCCTGGTGATGGACTTCCCCGAAGTGGACGCCACGCGCGTGGCGGCCATGGGCGGGTCGCAGGGCGGCGGGCTGACCCTGGCCTGCGCCTCGCTCGAGCCACGCATCGCCAAGGCCGTGCCGATCTTCCCCTTCCTGTGCGACTACCGGCGGGTGTGGGAGATGGACCTGGCGGTCGGGGCGTACGAGGAGTTGAAGACCTACTTCAAGCAGTTCGACCCACGCCACGAGCGCGAGGACGAGGTCTTCACCAGGCTGGGTTACATCGACTGCCAGCACCTGACCCCGCGCATCCAGGCCGAGGTGCTGATGGCGGTCGGGCTGATGGACACCATCTGCCCACCCTCGACGCAGTTCGCGGCGTACAACAAGATCACGTCGAAGAAGTCCACCGTGGTCTACCCGGACTTCGGCCATGAGGGTCTGCCGGGGTTCCACGACAAGGCGTTCCAGTTCATTTCGCAATGGTAG
- a CDS encoding uroporphyrinogen decarboxylase family protein: MTNRERVIASLNHRQPDRCPYVIDFTQKARAAMDAAYGDSYRPLIDNAIHKVTAKLGPRAQWLSNTVYQDEWGVHWDRSLDPDIGNVCNRVLPERDLSGFTPPDPWAPDKFATMTEQIAAGEGKFIRLSIAFTLFERAWSLRGMEDLMLDMLEAPAFVDELLDAICEYNLALIMQAVRFPIDAVHFPDDWGDQRGVMMGPRLWERFLQPRVQRMFDAAKQGGKFVSIHCCGKVQELFPRLIEMGLDLFNPFQPEVMDPFEMKQQFGDRLSFWGGVSTQRLLPFGTPEQVRAEARRLIHEVGRDGGYVISPAHQIPGDARPGNVMALIETVNG; the protein is encoded by the coding sequence ATGACCAACCGCGAGCGCGTCATTGCGTCCCTGAACCACCGGCAGCCCGACCGGTGTCCGTATGTCATTGACTTCACCCAGAAGGCGCGGGCGGCCATGGACGCCGCGTATGGCGACAGCTACCGGCCGCTCATTGACAACGCCATCCACAAGGTGACGGCCAAGCTGGGGCCGCGGGCGCAGTGGCTGTCGAACACCGTGTATCAGGACGAGTGGGGCGTGCACTGGGACCGGTCGCTGGACCCGGACATCGGCAACGTATGCAACCGGGTGCTGCCCGAGCGCGACCTGTCGGGCTTCACGCCGCCCGACCCGTGGGCGCCCGACAAGTTCGCCACGATGACTGAGCAGATCGCCGCCGGGGAGGGCAAGTTCATCCGCCTGAGCATCGCCTTCACGCTGTTCGAGCGGGCGTGGTCACTAAGGGGCATGGAAGACCTCATGCTCGACATGCTGGAAGCGCCGGCGTTCGTGGATGAGCTGCTCGACGCCATCTGCGAGTACAACCTGGCACTGATCATGCAGGCAGTGCGCTTCCCGATTGACGCGGTGCACTTCCCCGACGACTGGGGCGACCAGCGCGGAGTGATGATGGGCCCGCGACTGTGGGAGCGGTTTCTCCAGCCGCGCGTGCAGCGGATGTTCGACGCGGCCAAGCAGGGCGGCAAGTTCGTCTCGATCCACTGCTGCGGCAAGGTGCAGGAGCTGTTCCCGCGGCTGATCGAGATGGGGCTCGACCTGTTCAACCCCTTCCAGCCCGAAGTCATGGACCCGTTCGAGATGAAGCAGCAGTTCGGCGACCGGCTGAGCTTCTGGGGCGGGGTGAGCACGCAACGGCTGCTGCCGTTCGGCACGCCGGAGCAAGTGCGGGCGGAAGCGCGACGGCTGATCCACGAGGTGGGGCGGGATGGTGGCTATGTCATCTCGCCGGCCCACCAGATCCCCGGGGATGCACGGCCGGGAAACGTGATGGCGCTGATCGAGACGGTGAACGGGTAG
- a CDS encoding DUF4838 domain-containing protein: protein MRTLMLTMAVLGCLAAVYADFPVVQGGQAKCQIVLGKGAQPVEKDAAADLGRCLKVMTGVAVPLVAEGVEQAGVPKILVGPCALPDDVMKAVAGRDYGGYIIRQVGADLVLRGPSEYGSSNAIYGLLEDTLSCHWYMPSELFESIPQRAEVVLPALDVAVNPGFRFRYFSGVSEGGIWQYRNRLDRPGNPNAPFLAQGHILYALYPPSKYGKTHPDYYPLIAGKRHVNSDDQDQFGQPCTSNPEVVQVAVDTISRFFDTHPQAHTHSLCINDNNTWCECDACRAQDVEVPRFRGRTIYSDRYYTYVNAVARGLAAKHPDQFLGVFAYAGVEPVPAKIAKIEPNVYVSITQDCSQHFDAAYRQTDYDFIRQWQSKAAHVGKYDYYGLGAIIPRYTPHLIARDIRHSQQVGLEGFHSEAYPLWANFGPQIYVAAQMLYNPKLDCDKLLRGYFADLYGPAAGEMAALYETFENAWMSYERPGKWFEGISSMAEQISMYKPEHLAAVRAHLRRARQLADSDLIRQRIAYVDQGLEYPLNAIEGWLAAEKLNTMRITAANSAEAVRLIKQVNRCVDEAPRLWQRSIMDDPISTNWYKQGARPTVIGQWVSHCQDATIGAVTELANSNAPGDVLADVLAGLKGTDTETIMRVYQGELDAQPSLLPNGSFESTEGVKDDQPTGPEWTSEGTPPGWSTWKIDPSKGKLYLDAGKPHAGKLAAAIQGGDCVCYITTVPVEAGRRYAAWTYAFAEKADPKRRTTLEVRWQDKGGKWFSGGLNTLTAVRQPGRWERLVSVVTAPEGAAKAVILLVVYDMPEGEKAWFDDASVVAVE, encoded by the coding sequence ATGCGAACCCTCATGCTGACCATGGCCGTGCTGGGGTGTCTTGCGGCCGTCTACGCCGACTTCCCCGTCGTACAGGGCGGGCAGGCCAAGTGCCAGATCGTGCTGGGCAAAGGGGCCCAGCCGGTGGAGAAGGACGCCGCGGCTGATCTGGGGCGGTGCCTGAAGGTGATGACCGGGGTCGCGGTGCCGCTCGTGGCCGAGGGTGTGGAGCAGGCGGGTGTGCCCAAGATACTTGTGGGGCCGTGCGCGTTACCCGACGATGTGATGAAGGCCGTGGCAGGGCGCGACTATGGCGGCTACATCATCCGCCAGGTCGGGGCCGATCTGGTGCTGCGCGGGCCGAGCGAGTATGGCAGCTCGAACGCCATCTACGGACTGCTGGAAGACACGCTGAGCTGCCACTGGTACATGCCCTCCGAGCTGTTCGAGAGCATCCCGCAGCGCGCCGAGGTGGTGCTGCCGGCGCTGGATGTCGCCGTGAACCCCGGCTTCCGGTTCCGCTACTTCAGCGGCGTGTCGGAGGGCGGGATCTGGCAGTACCGCAACCGCCTCGACCGACCGGGCAACCCCAACGCCCCGTTCCTGGCCCAGGGGCATATCCTGTACGCGCTCTACCCGCCCAGCAAGTACGGGAAGACCCACCCGGATTACTACCCGCTCATCGCCGGGAAGCGCCATGTGAACAGCGACGACCAAGACCAGTTCGGCCAGCCGTGCACGAGCAATCCCGAAGTCGTGCAAGTCGCCGTGGACACAATCAGCAGGTTCTTCGACACCCACCCCCAGGCCCACACCCACTCGCTGTGCATCAATGACAACAACACGTGGTGCGAGTGCGACGCCTGCCGCGCGCAGGATGTCGAGGTGCCGCGCTTCCGCGGGCGCACGATCTACTCGGACCGCTACTACACCTACGTCAATGCCGTGGCGCGCGGGCTGGCGGCCAAGCACCCCGACCAGTTCCTCGGCGTGTTCGCCTACGCCGGCGTCGAGCCGGTGCCGGCGAAGATCGCGAAGATCGAGCCGAACGTGTACGTGAGCATCACGCAGGACTGCTCGCAGCACTTCGATGCCGCCTACCGGCAGACGGACTATGACTTCATCCGCCAGTGGCAGAGCAAGGCGGCGCATGTCGGCAAGTACGACTACTACGGGCTGGGGGCCATCATCCCGCGCTACACGCCGCACCTGATCGCCCGGGACATCCGTCACTCACAGCAGGTGGGGTTGGAGGGCTTCCACTCGGAGGCCTACCCGCTGTGGGCCAACTTCGGGCCGCAGATCTACGTCGCGGCACAGATGCTGTACAACCCGAAGCTCGACTGCGACAAGCTGCTACGCGGGTACTTCGCCGACCTGTATGGCCCGGCGGCAGGGGAGATGGCGGCGCTCTACGAGACCTTCGAGAACGCCTGGATGAGCTACGAGCGCCCCGGCAAGTGGTTTGAGGGCATCAGCAGCATGGCCGAGCAGATCAGCATGTACAAGCCGGAGCACCTCGCGGCCGTCCGGGCGCACCTGCGACGCGCCAGGCAACTCGCGGACAGTGATCTCATTCGCCAACGCATCGCGTACGTGGACCAGGGGCTGGAATACCCGTTGAATGCCATTGAGGGCTGGCTGGCGGCCGAGAAGCTGAACACGATGCGGATCACCGCCGCGAACAGCGCGGAGGCGGTGCGGCTCATCAAGCAAGTCAACCGCTGCGTGGACGAGGCGCCGCGGCTGTGGCAGCGCAGCATCATGGACGACCCGATCAGCACCAACTGGTACAAGCAGGGCGCGCGGCCCACGGTCATCGGGCAGTGGGTCAGCCACTGTCAGGACGCCACCATCGGTGCTGTCACCGAACTGGCGAACAGCAACGCCCCCGGCGACGTCCTGGCCGACGTGCTGGCCGGGCTGAAGGGCACCGACACCGAGACGATCATGCGCGTGTACCAGGGCGAGCTCGACGCGCAACCGAGCCTGCTGCCCAACGGCTCGTTCGAGAGCACCGAGGGCGTCAAGGACGACCAGCCCACCGGTCCGGAGTGGACCAGCGAGGGCACGCCGCCGGGATGGAGCACCTGGAAGATTGACCCGTCCAAGGGCAAGCTATACCTCGACGCCGGCAAGCCCCACGCGGGCAAGCTGGCGGCCGCGATCCAGGGCGGCGACTGCGTGTGCTACATCACGACCGTGCCCGTGGAGGCAGGACGGCGCTATGCGGCCTGGACCTACGCCTTCGCCGAGAAGGCCGACCCGAAGCGCCGGACGACGCTGGAGGTGCGCTGGCAGGATAAGGGTGGCAAGTGGTTCAGCGGGGGTCTGAACACGCTGACGGCGGTCCGGCAGCCGGGGCGATGGGAGCGGCTCGTGAGTGTCGTCACGGCGCCGGAGGGTGCGGCGAAGGCGGTGATCCTGCTGGTCGTGTACGACATGCCCGAGGGCGAGAAGGCGTGGTTTGATGATGCGAGTGTGGTGGCGGTGGAGTGA
- a CDS encoding arylsulfatase, whose amino-acid sequence MPDQPRPNLLLLMTDQHRGDCLGCDGNPVLETPYLDELAASGTRFTAAYTACPSCIPARASLMTGMDQWHTGVLGMGRSRSNMTTAYAHTLPGELAAAGYHTQGIGKMHFHPQRALYGFHNTITDESGRMPDSDYRRWFEAHKNGPYGYRDHSIDWNSWMGRPSHLPEHLHPTWWTAQQGIDWLNRRDPEKPFFLKVSFARPHSPYDPPQAYYDMYRDQQMPRPYLGDWCGMHDLDSDDTNAWRSHRSDREIQRSRACYYGNVTFIDHQIGRLIYELRREAPEVWRNTLIIFTSDHGDMLGDHHLWRKTYAYEGSARIPMIVRPPLTWDCPRGQVRDEVVELRDVMPTFLEAAGVAIPETVDGMSMMPLAGGTGPVGQAASPARAGEAARATGANWREYLLGEHDWCYSHEQASYYLTDGRYKYIWFPYLGAEQLFDRAVDPGEEHDLAPDPAGAEQLARWRQVMVDELAARDCGLVADGKLVTLPLDVAIRSPHLYEYGCSPAAN is encoded by the coding sequence ATGCCCGACCAACCTCGTCCCAACCTCCTCCTCCTCATGACCGACCAGCACCGCGGCGATTGCCTGGGCTGCGACGGCAACCCCGTCCTCGAGACGCCGTACCTGGATGAGCTGGCGGCCAGTGGCACGCGCTTCACGGCCGCCTACACGGCCTGCCCCTCGTGCATCCCGGCACGGGCATCGTTGATGACCGGGATGGACCAGTGGCACACTGGCGTGCTGGGCATGGGGCGGTCGCGCAGCAACATGACCACCGCCTATGCACACACGCTGCCGGGTGAGCTGGCCGCTGCGGGCTACCACACCCAGGGCATCGGCAAGATGCACTTCCACCCACAGCGCGCGCTGTACGGCTTCCACAACACGATCACTGATGAGAGTGGGCGGATGCCCGACAGCGACTACCGCCGCTGGTTCGAGGCGCACAAGAACGGGCCGTATGGCTATCGCGACCACTCGATTGACTGGAACTCGTGGATGGGCCGGCCGTCGCACCTGCCCGAGCACCTGCACCCGACGTGGTGGACAGCACAGCAGGGGATTGACTGGCTCAACCGCCGCGACCCGGAGAAGCCGTTCTTCCTGAAGGTCAGCTTCGCGCGGCCACACTCGCCGTACGACCCGCCGCAGGCGTACTACGACATGTACCGCGACCAGCAGATGCCGCGGCCGTACCTTGGCGACTGGTGCGGCATGCACGACCTGGACAGCGACGACACGAACGCCTGGCGGTCGCACCGGTCGGACCGGGAGATCCAGCGGTCACGGGCGTGTTACTACGGCAACGTGACGTTCATTGACCACCAGATCGGGCGGCTGATCTACGAGCTGCGGCGCGAGGCCCCCGAGGTCTGGCGCAACACGCTCATCATCTTTACCTCCGACCATGGCGACATGCTGGGCGACCACCATCTGTGGCGCAAGACGTACGCCTATGAGGGCTCGGCGCGCATCCCGATGATCGTGCGCCCGCCGCTGACGTGGGACTGCCCGCGCGGACAGGTGCGCGACGAGGTCGTCGAGCTGCGCGATGTCATGCCGACCTTCCTGGAGGCGGCAGGGGTGGCCATACCGGAGACGGTGGACGGGATGAGCATGATGCCACTGGCCGGGGGTACAGGCCCAGTAGGGCAGGCGGCCTCGCCTGCCCGCGCGGGCGAGGCCGCCCGCGCTACCGGCGCCAACTGGCGGGAGTACCTCCTCGGCGAGCACGATTGGTGCTACTCGCATGAGCAGGCCAGCTACTACCTCACCGACGGCCGGTACAAGTACATCTGGTTCCCGTATCTGGGCGCCGAGCAGCTCTTCGACCGGGCCGTGGACCCGGGCGAGGAGCATGACCTGGCGCCCGACCCGGCCGGGGCCGAGCAATTGGCGCGCTGGCGGCAAGTGATGGTGGACGAACTGGCGGCGCGCGACTGCGGGCTGGTGGCGGACGGGAAGCTGGTGACGCTGCCGCTGGATGTCGCCATTCGCAGCCCGCACCTGTACGAGTACGGCTGCTCCCCCGCTGCCAACTGA